Proteins encoded by one window of Mariniplasma anaerobium:
- a CDS encoding BMP family lipoprotein has product MKKILSLLVIITLSAVLLVGCGGKEYEIALITDKGNIDDKSFNQGAWEGVVAFAEENDLTHQYYKPEEASDTGYLASIALAVEGGAKVIVTPGYLFEVPIYEAQTLYPDVKFILLDGAPHTADYSTFETKSNVASIFYAEEESGYLAGYAAVKDGMTDLGFMGGMAIPAVQAFGYGFLQGAEDAAAAMSLAAGDVTVTYHYTGNFDESAANKATASVMYQEGVEVIFAAGGSVGKSVMSAASEAEALVIGVDVDQRYDSPTVITSATKGLAASVIQVLNAIYFDNAWTTYAGTSTYFNATNDGVGLPTMVIGDENGDAFDRFTTFDKAAYDLVFAMLVDGDVDPVRSITVADANGNATAAELETGLGLTLVDVTVR; this is encoded by the coding sequence ATGAAGAAAATATTATCATTGTTAGTTATAATCACTCTATCTGCAGTTTTACTTGTAGGTTGTGGTGGAAAAGAGTACGAAATTGCTCTTATTACAGATAAAGGAAATATCGACGATAAATCCTTTAATCAAGGTGCATGGGAAGGTGTTGTTGCATTTGCGGAAGAAAATGACCTAACACATCAATACTATAAACCTGAAGAAGCATCAGATACTGGTTATCTAGCTTCAATCGCTTTAGCTGTTGAAGGTGGAGCAAAAGTTATCGTAACACCTGGATACTTATTTGAAGTTCCAATTTACGAAGCTCAAACTCTATATCCTGATGTTAAGTTCATCTTATTAGATGGCGCACCACATACAGCTGATTATTCTACATTTGAAACAAAATCAAATGTTGCATCAATTTTCTATGCTGAAGAAGAATCAGGTTACTTAGCTGGATACGCTGCTGTTAAAGATGGCATGACAGACCTAGGTTTCATGGGTGGTATGGCAATTCCTGCTGTACAAGCTTTCGGTTATGGTTTCTTGCAAGGCGCTGAAGATGCTGCTGCTGCAATGTCATTAGCTGCTGGCGATGTTACAGTAACTTATCATTATACTGGTAACTTTGACGAATCAGCTGCTAATAAAGCAACTGCAAGCGTTATGTATCAAGAAGGTGTTGAAGTTATATTTGCTGCTGGCGGTTCAGTTGGTAAATCAGTAATGTCAGCTGCATCAGAAGCTGAAGCACTAGTAATTGGTGTTGACGTTGACCAAAGATATGACAGCCCTACTGTTATAACTTCTGCTACTAAAGGTTTAGCTGCATCAGTTATTCAAGTATTAAATGCAATTTACTTTGATAATGCATGGACTACATATGCTGGTACAAGTACTTATTTCAATGCTACTAATGACGGTGTTGGTCTACCAACAATGGTTATTGGCGACGAAAATGGCGATGCATTTGACAGATTCACTACATTTGACAAAGCTGCTTATGACTTAGTATTTGCTATGTTAGTTGATGGCGATGTTGATCCAGTTCGTTCAATTACAGTTGCAGATGCAAACGGTAATGCTACAGCTGCAGAATTAGAAACAGGTCTTGGATTAACTTTAGTTGATGTAACTGTTAGATAA